The Symphalangus syndactylus isolate Jambi chromosome 23, NHGRI_mSymSyn1-v2.1_pri, whole genome shotgun sequence genome has a window encoding:
- the ANKRD66 gene encoding ankyrin repeat domain-containing protein 66, whose product MDTTLRMVRSACQHRAPQISQKTGCSHISKHSPGGLTTTKMAGPPPRVSDSLFSVMELAKMSDMTKLHQAVAAGDYSLVKKILKKGLCDPNYKDVDWNDRTPLHWAAIKGQMEVIRLLIEYGARPCLVTSVGWTPAHFAAESGHLNVLKTLHVLHAAIDAPDFFGDTPKRIAQIYGQKACVAFLEKAEPECQDHRRAAQQKGLPLDERDEDWDAKKRELELSLPSVNQNMNKKNKKSRGPTRPSNTKGRRV is encoded by the exons ATGGACACAACACTCCGGATGGTTAGGAGTGCCTGCCAGCACAGAGCTCCTCAAATTTCACAGAAGACA ggctgttctcacatttcaaagcactcacCTGGAGGGCTTACCACAACAAAGATGGCCGGACCCCCGCCCAGAGTTTCAGATTCT TTGTTTTCTGTCATGGAATTGGCCAAAATGTCAGACATGACAAAGCTTCACCAAGCTGTGGCTGCAGGAGACTACAGCTTAGTGAAGAAGATTTTGAAGAAAGGTCTCTGTGATCCAAACTACAAAGATGTAGACTGGAATGACCGGACCCCACTTCACTGGGCTGCAATCAAAG GGCAAATGGAGGTGATACGGCTCCTGATAGAATATGGAGCCAGGCCCTGCCTGGTTACTAGTGTGGGCTGGACCCCAGCTCATTTTGCAGCAGAATCAGGCCATCTGAATGTACTCAAAACTCTCCATGTATTGCATGCTGCCATCGATGCCCCCGACTTCTTTGGAGACACACCAAAGAGGATTGCACAGATCTATGGACAGAAAGCCTGTGTGGCATTTCTGgaaaa GGCAGAGCCCGAGTGCCAGGACCACCGTCGTGCTGCCCAGCAGAAGGGGCTGCCTCTGGATGAGCGTGATGAAGACTGGGATGCCAAGAAAAGGGAGCTGGAGCTGTCTCTTCCTTCCGTAAAtcaaaacatgaataaaaagaataagaaaagtagAGGCCCCACCAGGCCCAGCAATACCAAGGGGAGGAGAGTATGA